A region of Nitrospinota bacterium DNA encodes the following proteins:
- a CDS encoding formylmethanofuran dehydrogenase subunit A, which yields MDIKIINGEVVDPAQGENLVWRDIYIRDGIIDKSTGPDFVTINAEDCLIIPAGIDPHTHLLGPLADSASELTSENPEDMRKDAGLNYARMGYAGVIDPGVPPASAVDAWREAKEIPLVDVGMIAMVVSSPPLIKMAEGKNTAGLRRFVEQTINDTGALGIKLVNPGGKFLDRPLEAGAVERKLDGFNITPLELIRRMAEAVAESGAKAPLHLHLNDLGAPWSHEATIKTIEVLKGVRAHIAHAQFHSYGGRSGFSSEAPLVARAVNENPNITIDVGQIVFGNTVTATADETFGPDFGRRGATGSVITELADGACHCARYEYRRQSAVNSVQWACGLELFLLVEDPMRVFLTTDHPNGGPFTAYPNIIAMLMGGDLRRNEFSRLHEDTQNRSTLHTINREYTAYEVASITSAGPAKTLGLLDRGSLTPGAIADMAVYRKSGKSSHMFSSPGVVIKSGRVIARDGEIVKTGVGVRVTG from the coding sequence ATGGACATTAAAATAATCAACGGCGAGGTGGTGGACCCTGCGCAGGGTGAAAACCTTGTCTGGCGAGACATTTATATCCGCGATGGCATAATAGACAAATCCACCGGGCCGGACTTCGTCACCATAAACGCCGAAGACTGTCTAATAATCCCCGCCGGGATAGACCCTCACACCCACCTTCTGGGGCCGCTGGCGGATTCGGCTTCGGAGCTTACATCTGAAAATCCCGAGGATATGCGTAAAGACGCTGGGCTGAATTATGCCCGCATGGGTTACGCTGGCGTTATAGACCCGGGCGTGCCCCCCGCTTCAGCCGTGGATGCCTGGCGTGAGGCGAAGGAAATACCGCTGGTGGACGTGGGGATGATAGCCATGGTCGTATCGTCCCCACCACTTATAAAAATGGCCGAGGGAAAAAACACGGCGGGTCTGCGCCGGTTCGTTGAGCAAACCATAAACGACACCGGAGCGCTGGGGATAAAACTGGTTAACCCCGGCGGGAAGTTTTTGGACAGGCCTCTGGAGGCCGGGGCCGTTGAACGAAAACTGGATGGGTTCAACATCACCCCTTTGGAGCTTATCCGGCGCATGGCGGAAGCCGTGGCCGAATCTGGCGCGAAGGCTCCGTTACATCTGCATCTGAATGATCTGGGCGCGCCATGGAGCCATGAGGCCACCATAAAAACCATAGAAGTTTTAAAAGGCGTAAGGGCCCATATCGCTCACGCGCAGTTCCACAGTTATGGAGGAAGGAGCGGTTTTTCATCGGAAGCCCCGCTGGTGGCCCGGGCGGTTAATGAGAATCCAAACATTACCATAGACGTGGGGCAGATTGTGTTCGGCAACACGGTGACGGCCACGGCGGATGAAACTTTTGGGCCGGATTTTGGGCGGCGTGGGGCCACCGGCTCCGTCATCACGGAACTGGCGGATGGCGCATGCCACTGCGCCCGCTATGAATATCGCCGCCAGTCCGCTGTGAACAGCGTCCAATGGGCCTGCGGGCTGGAGCTTTTCCTGCTGGTGGAAGACCCCATGCGGGTATTTCTTACTACCGACCATCCCAACGGCGGGCCTTTTACCGCGTACCCAAACATCATCGCCATGCTGATGGGCGGGGATTTGAGGCGCAATGAGTTTTCCAGGTTACATGAAGACACCCAAAACCGCTCCACGCTCCATACAATAAACCGGGAATACACAGCGTATGAGGTAGCCTCCATCACCTCCGCAGGACCGGCGAAAACGCTGGGGCTTTTGGACAGGGGGAGCCTGACGCCGGGAGCTATCGCCGATATGGCGGTTTACAGGAAATCCGGCAAATCCAGCCACATGTTTTCATCACCTGGGGTAGTTATAAAGTCCGGCCGGGTGATTGCAAGGGATGGGGAGATTGTTAAAACTGGCGTTGGGGTGAGGGTAACAGGTTAA
- the recO gene encoding DNA repair protein RecO: protein MPLYESPAIIIRGIRLNESDRIITLFTRDYGKIKAVAKGCLKPKSRLMGRLEPFLHTRAIFFGKEKAELFYLNTSDIIETFTGMRDDYEKLMRAFAAAELVDVCQKEKDANRDGFNMLLVLLRKLSASAMPADKLDMLLRLFEFKYLSSIGFMPSMGACAVCGGAIAGPRCGFNPSRGAVCGSCLHKSGAQTINASPGAIKLLERSLSTPMERLERISSGTSLLNDVERMVRAMIDTHTRKRMKSERFLKL, encoded by the coding sequence ATGCCCCTTTACGAGTCCCCAGCCATAATCATAAGAGGCATCAGGCTCAACGAGTCCGACCGGATAATAACCCTCTTCACCAGAGACTACGGCAAAATAAAGGCCGTGGCCAAAGGGTGCCTTAAACCTAAAAGCAGGCTCATGGGAAGGCTGGAGCCGTTCCTGCACACCAGGGCCATCTTTTTCGGGAAGGAGAAGGCGGAACTTTTCTACCTTAACACCAGCGACATTATAGAGACTTTCACCGGCATGAGGGACGATTATGAAAAGCTCATGCGGGCGTTTGCGGCGGCGGAGCTTGTGGATGTTTGCCAAAAAGAAAAGGACGCCAACCGAGACGGGTTCAACATGCTCCTTGTCCTCCTTCGCAAGCTTTCCGCCAGCGCCATGCCTGCGGACAAGCTGGACATGCTGTTGCGTCTTTTCGAGTTTAAATATCTCTCGAGCATCGGGTTCATGCCATCCATGGGAGCCTGCGCCGTTTGCGGTGGGGCTATCGCCGGGCCCCGATGCGGTTTCAACCCGTCCAGGGGAGCGGTGTGCGGTAGTTGTCTTCATAAGTCGGGGGCTCAAACTATCAACGCAAGCCCCGGCGCCATAAAATTGCTGGAGCGAAGCCTCTCCACCCCCATGGAACGGCTGGAACGGATATCCTCCGGCACGTCTTTATTAAATGACGTGGAGCGGATGGTGCGCGCCATGATAGACACACACACCCGCAAAAGGATGAAATCGGAAAGGTTTCTTAAACTTTAA
- a CDS encoding cytochrome-c peroxidase, with protein MLVVLMLAPVFAESTDKGNTSLMKAAQENFAPLPDKPVFKSDNPSLPAKLTLGKMLFFDTRLSKSNVFSCNSCHNLSTGGVDNNSFSTGHNWQAGGRNSPTVLNAALQVAQFWDGRAADVEAQAQGPILNPIEMAATQELVIARLKTIPEYVALFKQAYPNQKESLTYKNLADAIGAFERTLLTPSRFDEFLKGNERALNANEKAGLKLFMDKGCVNCHNGVTVGGNSFQKFGVMNTPGFLKDKGRFDLTKKEDDLNVFKVPTLRNVALTYPYFNDGSVWDLKEAVKVMAWTQLGDKLSDEEIGKILSFLNALTGKQPEVVMPILPPSTPATPKPSRG; from the coding sequence ATGTTGGTGGTTCTTATGTTGGCGCCGGTTTTCGCTGAAAGCACGGACAAGGGCAATACCTCGTTGATGAAAGCCGCGCAGGAAAATTTCGCCCCCCTGCCTGACAAGCCGGTATTCAAAAGCGACAATCCCAGCCTTCCCGCGAAACTTACGCTGGGCAAGATGCTTTTTTTCGACACCCGTCTGTCCAAGTCCAACGTGTTTTCATGCAATTCATGCCATAACCTCTCCACCGGCGGGGTGGACAACAATTCGTTCTCCACGGGCCACAACTGGCAGGCAGGCGGCAGGAACTCTCCAACCGTTTTAAATGCGGCCCTCCAGGTGGCGCAATTCTGGGACGGCCGCGCGGCGGACGTGGAAGCCCAGGCGCAGGGGCCAATATTAAATCCCATCGAAATGGCCGCCACGCAGGAACTGGTGATAGCCAGGCTGAAAACAATCCCCGAATACGTGGCCCTGTTCAAGCAGGCGTACCCTAACCAGAAGGAATCCCTCACTTATAAAAACCTGGCTGACGCCATCGGCGCTTTCGAGCGGACGCTACTGACACCCTCGCGGTTCGACGAGTTCCTAAAGGGCAATGAGCGCGCCTTGAACGCCAACGAAAAGGCTGGCCTGAAACTGTTCATGGACAAAGGTTGCGTAAACTGCCACAACGGCGTTACGGTCGGGGGAAACTCTTTCCAGAAGTTCGGCGTGATGAACACCCCCGGGTTCCTCAAGGACAAAGGCCGGTTCGACCTGACCAAGAAGGAAGACGACTTGAACGTCTTCAAAGTGCCAACCTTGAGAAACGTGGCGCTTACCTACCCTTATTTCAATGACGGTAGCGTGTGGGACCTGAAAGAGGCGGTGAAGGTTATGGCATGGACTCAGCTTGGTGACAAACTCTCCGACGAGGAAATCGGCAAGATATTGTCGTTCCTTAACGCCCTTACCGGCAAACAGCCGGAGGTGGTGATGCCTATCCTGCCTCCATCAACGCCCGCTACGCCCAAACCCAGCAGGGGTTAA
- the era gene encoding GTPase Era, with protein sequence MSSGDIKDALPANIKSGFVALAGRPNVGKSTLLNLLVGEKVSITSPRPQTTRNRVMGIMTRSGIQVVFMDTPGIMRERSRLNKFMINQSLKAGMECDLLIFMTDAERPNYDSDRYALERLGGKKVPRLLLINKIDAVKKPELLAQIAELIKIAQFDEVFPISARTGEGVEAMVSKMVEYLPEGPQFYPAEMKTDQPERFYIGEIIREKAFRALQQELPYSTAVAIELVEDRENGATYIMGSIFVERDSQKGIVIGKGGSMLKKIGTMAREELEFRFGAKVFLELRVKVKEKWTVNPASLGDLGYVDKE encoded by the coding sequence ATGTCATCGGGTGATATAAAAGACGCGCTACCCGCAAATATCAAATCCGGCTTTGTGGCGCTGGCTGGCAGGCCCAACGTGGGTAAATCCACACTGTTAAACCTTCTTGTGGGGGAGAAGGTCTCCATCACCTCGCCCAGACCCCAAACCACCCGCAACCGGGTGATGGGCATTATGACCCGGTCTGGCATACAGGTGGTGTTCATGGACACGCCGGGGATAATGCGGGAACGCTCCCGCCTTAACAAGTTCATGATAAACCAGTCGCTAAAGGCGGGGATGGAATGTGACCTCCTGATTTTCATGACCGACGCGGAAAGACCAAATTATGATAGCGACCGGTACGCGCTGGAAAGATTGGGCGGGAAGAAGGTACCCCGCCTTTTGCTCATAAACAAGATAGACGCTGTGAAAAAGCCGGAACTTCTGGCCCAGATAGCGGAGCTTATAAAAATAGCCCAGTTCGACGAGGTGTTCCCCATATCCGCCCGCACCGGCGAGGGGGTGGAGGCGATGGTCTCCAAGATGGTTGAATATCTCCCCGAGGGACCCCAGTTCTATCCGGCGGAAATGAAGACCGACCAGCCAGAGAGGTTCTACATAGGCGAGATTATCCGCGAAAAGGCTTTCAGGGCGTTGCAACAGGAGTTGCCCTATTCCACCGCCGTGGCCATTGAATTGGTGGAGGACCGGGAGAACGGCGCCACATACATCATGGGTAGCATTTTCGTGGAGCGGGATTCGCAAAAAGGCATCGTTATCGGCAAGGGAGGCTCCATGCTCAAAAAAATCGGGACAATGGCGCGGGAAGAGCTGGAGTTCCGGTTTGGGGCGAAGGTCTTCCTGGAACTGCGGGTGAAGGTGAAAGAAAAGTGGACAGTTAATCCCGCTTCCTTAGGCGACCTTGGTTACGTGGATAAAGAATAA
- a CDS encoding SDR family oxidoreductase, giving the protein MSFLGFEGKTYLVIGVANKKSVAYSVADIISKEGGQVVFSVQDQARKETVEKLFPGADAYICDVSSEDSVKAMAEEAREKHPVIHGIVHSVAFARYSDGAKPFHQIRKGDFMEALDISCFSLITVSNAFKDMMDKKASVVTISISTTTMASENYGYMAPIKAALDSSLAFLAKSFSAFSEVRFNAVAPGLLKTSASAGIPGYVDSYLYAEKVIPRKRALDTAEAGRVAAFLLSDASSGVNAQKVVVDAGMGVNYFDSQVIQKVVR; this is encoded by the coding sequence ATGAGCTTTCTGGGTTTTGAGGGGAAAACATACCTGGTCATAGGCGTGGCCAATAAAAAAAGCGTGGCCTATTCCGTGGCCGACATCATAAGCAAAGAGGGCGGGCAGGTTGTCTTCTCGGTTCAGGACCAGGCCCGGAAAGAGACAGTTGAAAAACTTTTCCCCGGGGCCGACGCTTATATATGTGACGTGTCCAGCGAAGATAGCGTAAAGGCCATGGCTGAGGAGGCGCGGGAAAAACACCCAGTCATTCACGGAATAGTCCATTCGGTGGCTTTCGCCCGGTATTCCGATGGCGCAAAACCGTTCCACCAGATACGGAAAGGCGATTTCATGGAGGCGCTGGACATCTCCTGTTTCTCGCTTATCACCGTGTCCAACGCCTTCAAGGATATGATGGATAAGAAAGCCTCTGTGGTTACCATATCCATATCCACCACCACCATGGCTTCGGAAAACTACGGGTACATGGCGCCCATAAAAGCCGCGCTGGATTCTTCCCTGGCGTTTCTGGCCAAGAGCTTCTCGGCCTTCTCCGAGGTTAGGTTTAACGCCGTGGCGCCGGGATTGTTGAAGACCTCCGCATCGGCAGGGATCCCCGGATATGTGGACTCCTACCTTTACGCGGAAAAAGTTATTCCCCGCAAGCGCGCGCTGGACACCGCCGAGGCTGGCAGGGTGGCCGCGTTTCTACTCAGCGACGCTTCCAGCGGAGTGAACGCCCAGAAAGTTGTGGTGGACGCGGGCATGGGCGTTAATTATTTTGATTCCCAAGTTATTCAAAAGGTTGTGCGCTAA
- a CDS encoding response regulator: protein MSGKKKSILLVDDDEAHLLWSSEVLKESGYEIETTFSAEAALKMLQNKPYDLIISDLVMPEMSGTDFVRKVAGIRKGQKAIIMTGHGDVESFMESVYDLGALEYIIKPVEMEEFLTIVKKIISQNVELSQ from the coding sequence ATGAGCGGAAAAAAGAAATCCATTCTTCTGGTAGATGACGACGAAGCCCATCTTTTATGGTCCTCCGAAGTTCTCAAGGAAAGCGGGTACGAGATAGAAACCACCTTCTCGGCCGAGGCCGCCCTCAAGATGCTCCAGAACAAGCCTTACGATTTGATAATTTCAGACCTGGTGATGCCTGAAATGTCCGGTACCGACTTTGTCCGGAAAGTAGCCGGGATAAGAAAAGGGCAGAAAGCCATTATCATGACCGGCCATGGCGACGTTGAAAGTTTCATGGAATCCGTTTACGATCTTGGGGCTCTCGAATACATCATTAAGCCCGTGGAGATGGAAGAGTTCCTGACCATAGTAAAAAAAATAATCTCCCAAAACGTGGAGCTTTCCCAGTAA
- the ccmA gene encoding heme ABC exporter ATP-binding protein CcmA, translated as MRNDTPNPLITLEAVTKRFGRVAAVDGMGLSIGQGESLTIFGPNGAGKTTLLRIIGGLVKPTAGAIFIGGDDVTGGHHDEVRKRIGYISHQSLVYPELTARENLTFYASLYAVENGAERVESLLSEVGLTSRADDTAGAFSRGMKQRLSIARALVNNPDIILLDEPFTGLDQHAAEMLKNLLNRLRGEKRTIIMITHNLKMGLEMGSRVAIQAGGKIRFDSPVGGIDQSNFHDLYVETVGSAHY; from the coding sequence ATGCGAAACGACACCCCAAATCCTCTTATCACCCTGGAAGCTGTCACCAAACGGTTCGGCCGGGTTGCGGCCGTGGATGGTATGGGCCTTTCCATCGGCCAGGGGGAGTCGTTAACCATTTTCGGCCCCAACGGCGCGGGGAAAACCACATTGTTGCGAATCATTGGCGGCCTGGTAAAACCGACGGCTGGCGCCATATTCATCGGCGGGGATGACGTGACTGGCGGGCATCACGACGAGGTGCGAAAGCGCATAGGCTACATTTCGCATCAAAGCCTGGTTTACCCCGAGCTTACCGCCCGGGAGAACCTGACGTTCTACGCCAGCCTGTACGCCGTGGAGAATGGCGCGGAGCGCGTGGAAAGCCTGCTTTCAGAAGTGGGCCTGACAAGCCGGGCGGACGACACCGCCGGAGCGTTCAGCCGGGGGATGAAGCAGAGGCTTTCCATCGCCCGGGCGCTGGTGAACAACCCTGACATAATATTGCTGGACGAGCCTTTCACGGGGCTGGACCAGCACGCCGCCGAAATGCTCAAAAACCTGCTAAACCGGCTCCGGGGCGAGAAGCGCACCATAATAATGATCACCCACAACCTCAAGATGGGGCTGGAGATGGGCTCCCGCGTGGCCATACAGGCCGGGGGGAAGATAAGGTTCGACTCGCCGGTGGGCGGCATTGACCAGTCGAATTTCCACGACCTTTATGTGGAAACCGTGGGTAGCGCCCACTATTGA
- a CDS encoding zf-HC2 domain-containing protein, which yields MKHLTLEELIACVDPSLPEDGKASLAGHLAGCAECRDRLVSIHSLRSAGARLMDADLKSPKPLPVTADCPPMETMGDYLGGRLPADERAKYATHMAWCDACFERATYFTSSAIKMAAGVLVTPATPEKYLNAAAPAPTRMGIGRKLMVALGNALKSPVPAYAFAAVLALFMFLGDGWFTGGELIPLKSDSNFTIYVKPDQAGASFGFPDAGGKVAETPAGLRMKISGGDVHFSWNAVDGAKEYGFTLLEITPRGLKDVFGQKTGNPEISVSALSLLNGSAYRYKVTGVNNSDQVFSAAGQFAFNK from the coding sequence TTGAAACATCTTACGCTCGAAGAGCTTATAGCCTGCGTTGACCCTTCATTGCCCGAAGATGGCAAGGCTTCTCTGGCGGGTCATCTTGCCGGGTGCGCGGAATGCCGGGACAGGCTTGTGTCTATCCATTCCTTGAGGTCGGCGGGCGCAAGGCTCATGGATGCGGATTTGAAATCGCCGAAACCGCTTCCCGTCACAGCGGATTGCCCGCCCATGGAGACCATGGGGGATTACCTTGGAGGCCGTCTGCCAGCTGATGAACGGGCAAAATACGCTACCCACATGGCTTGGTGCGACGCCTGTTTTGAACGGGCCACATATTTCACCAGTTCAGCGATCAAAATGGCCGCTGGCGTGCTGGTTACGCCCGCCACTCCGGAGAAATATTTAAACGCCGCGGCCCCGGCGCCCACGCGCATGGGGATTGGCCGGAAATTGATGGTCGCTCTCGGCAATGCCTTGAAGTCCCCTGTTCCCGCTTATGCTTTCGCGGCGGTTCTGGCGCTTTTCATGTTCTTGGGGGACGGGTGGTTTACCGGCGGGGAGCTTATCCCGCTAAAATCAGACTCCAATTTCACCATATATGTGAAACCGGACCAGGCGGGCGCTTCATTCGGTTTCCCGGACGCGGGAGGCAAAGTGGCCGAGACCCCGGCGGGGCTTAGGATGAAAATATCTGGCGGAGATGTCCATTTCTCGTGGAACGCCGTGGATGGGGCTAAAGAGTATGGCTTCACGCTCCTGGAGATAACCCCACGCGGGCTCAAAGATGTTTTCGGCCAGAAAACCGGGAATCCGGAAATATCCGTAAGCGCGTTGTCGCTTTTGAATGGGTCGGCCTACAGGTATAAAGTGACTGGCGTAAACAATTCCGACCAGGTGTTTTCAGCCGCCGGGCAGTTCGCTTTCAACAAATAG
- a CDS encoding heme exporter protein CcmB, producing MSFTHGVWAIMAKDLRMEFRGKEILTTTLTFSLLTILMFNFAMDLTSLNTKDLSAGVLWVAFLFSASLSMNRSFLYEKEEGCLSALMLAPLSRSAIYFGKLLSNLIITLLSIGVIIPVFTVLYNVNVMERFFMQSLTFFMGALGFNAVGTLIAAMAVNLRAREMMGPLLLLPVAAPALIAAVKISGGLITGAPAEDLDAWYKILAAFDVIYLVVSWLTFEHIIEE from the coding sequence ATGAGTTTCACCCACGGCGTATGGGCCATAATGGCCAAAGACCTGCGGATGGAGTTTCGCGGGAAAGAGATACTTACCACCACCCTGACCTTCTCCCTGCTCACCATCCTCATGTTCAACTTCGCCATGGATTTGACCTCGCTGAACACCAAAGATCTTTCAGCGGGGGTGTTGTGGGTGGCGTTCCTGTTCTCCGCCTCCCTTTCCATGAACCGCTCGTTCCTATATGAAAAGGAGGAGGGTTGCCTTTCGGCGCTTATGCTGGCGCCCCTTTCCCGCTCGGCCATATATTTCGGCAAACTGCTGTCGAACCTCATAATCACGCTCCTTTCCATCGGGGTGATAATCCCTGTGTTCACGGTGTTGTACAACGTGAACGTGATGGAGAGGTTTTTCATGCAGTCCCTCACCTTCTTCATGGGCGCGCTGGGTTTTAACGCCGTGGGCACGCTTATCGCCGCCATGGCCGTGAACCTGCGGGCGCGGGAGATGATGGGGCCGCTTTTGCTACTGCCGGTGGCGGCCCCCGCGCTCATCGCGGCGGTGAAGATATCCGGCGGGCTCATAACAGGCGCCCCGGCGGAGGATCTGGACGCCTGGTACAAGATACTGGCGGCTTTCGACGTGATATACTTGGTGGTGTCCTGGCTTACGTTCGAGCATATAATCGAAGAGTGA
- the fabZ gene encoding 3-hydroxyacyl-ACP dehydratase FabZ, producing MIYGTEEIHRAIPHRPPFLFVDRVLEVDDKHIVAEKFLSPDLDFFKGHYPHFPVMPGVLTCESIFQAGAILLSQQGGMMESGSVPVLARIRDARFKRLVRPGDMVALTVELEDKVGMAFFMKGKATVNGELAVSVSFTCALAKTPEPMGA from the coding sequence ATGATTTACGGAACGGAAGAAATCCACCGGGCGATACCCCACCGTCCCCCATTTCTTTTTGTGGACAGGGTATTGGAGGTGGATGATAAACATATCGTGGCGGAAAAGTTCCTTTCGCCGGATCTGGATTTTTTCAAGGGGCACTACCCCCATTTCCCGGTGATGCCCGGTGTATTAACCTGCGAAAGCATTTTCCAGGCGGGGGCCATACTGCTATCCCAGCAAGGGGGTATGATGGAAAGCGGATCCGTGCCGGTGCTGGCCCGCATACGCGACGCGCGGTTTAAAAGGCTTGTGCGCCCGGGGGATATGGTGGCGTTGACCGTGGAACTGGAGGACAAGGTGGGCATGGCGTTCTTCATGAAAGGGAAAGCCACCGTGAACGGCGAACTGGCCGTGAGCGTATCGTTCACCTGCGCCCTGGCCAAAACGCCAGAGCCGATGGGAGCCTGA
- a CDS encoding response regulator, with protein sequence MLKKRIGELEALNTKLSRIINEDESFINTTPDIFYTIDFTGKLQRWNSRLQELCGLSPDVMKERPCIDFVCENDRPVVMEDVQKVFENGFHSNVYRFIKGDGSLVPFHCIGSVIKDDNGQITGFMGTGREISEMIRKEEELRKAKEAAESATKLKDRFITLLSHDLRSPISNLLLGLRIIDGGQASASDSADIMQRGIFICESMLSMINQLLNVSKLKSGAVKLNRKYHNMRALGERVVKSVLMEADAKGIAVVNDLPENMKLFIDGDLFAEVIRNLVGNSIKFCGKGCFIKIYSPDGGSRIIAVKDKGIGMTEATISLIMGEGETASSNGTAGEKGTGLGLSFCKDIVEAHGGALKIESAQNEGSTVIVEFPETRALVMLVDDQEIARESYKDILKSLKVEFMEASNGYEALRMIMETTPNLIITDCRMPEMDGFEFLQSLKNSEKTANIPVIVATSSVGMEDSHKALNLGANDFITKPVAPNELVPRVSRFLGF encoded by the coding sequence TTGCTTAAGAAACGCATAGGCGAGCTGGAGGCGCTCAATACAAAGCTTTCGCGCATCATAAATGAAGACGAAAGCTTTATAAACACCACGCCTGACATCTTTTACACCATAGATTTCACGGGCAAACTCCAGCGATGGAACAGCCGTCTGCAGGAGCTTTGCGGGCTATCCCCGGACGTTATGAAAGAGCGTCCGTGTATTGACTTCGTTTGCGAGAACGACAGGCCGGTAGTGATGGAAGACGTGCAAAAAGTCTTCGAGAACGGTTTCCACTCCAACGTTTACCGCTTCATAAAGGGCGACGGCTCGCTGGTTCCTTTCCACTGCATCGGCTCGGTCATCAAGGACGATAACGGCCAGATAACCGGCTTTATGGGCACTGGCCGGGAGATAAGCGAGATGATCAGGAAAGAGGAGGAACTCCGGAAGGCCAAGGAAGCGGCGGAGTCCGCCACGAAGCTCAAAGACCGCTTCATAACCTTGCTGTCGCATGACCTGCGCTCGCCTATCTCCAACCTGTTGTTAGGCTTGAGGATTATAGACGGCGGCCAGGCTTCCGCCAGCGACAGCGCGGACATTATGCAAAGAGGCATCTTCATCTGCGAAAGCATGCTGTCCATGATCAACCAGCTTCTAAACGTCAGCAAGCTCAAGTCCGGCGCCGTAAAACTCAACCGCAAATACCACAACATGCGCGCCCTTGGCGAGAGGGTGGTGAAAAGCGTGTTGATGGAGGCCGACGCCAAGGGCATAGCGGTGGTAAACGACCTGCCGGAGAACATGAAGCTTTTTATTGATGGCGACCTGTTCGCCGAGGTGATACGCAACCTTGTGGGCAACTCCATCAAGTTTTGCGGCAAAGGTTGCTTTATAAAAATATATTCTCCGGACGGGGGGAGCCGCATAATCGCCGTGAAAGACAAGGGCATCGGCATGACCGAGGCCACTATCAGCCTGATAATGGGCGAGGGGGAGACTGCCTCTTCCAACGGCACCGCCGGGGAGAAAGGCACGGGGCTGGGGCTGTCGTTCTGCAAGGACATTGTGGAGGCCCACGGCGGAGCGCTTAAGATAGAGTCCGCCCAAAACGAGGGCTCCACGGTTATTGTGGAGTTTCCCGAAACCCGCGCGCTGGTGATGCTGGTGGACGATCAGGAAATTGCCCGCGAATCCTACAAGGATATATTAAAGAGCCTTAAGGTGGAGTTCATGGAGGCCAGCAACGGTTACGAGGCGTTGCGGATGATAATGGAAACCACCCCGAACCTTATAATTACCGACTGCCGCATGCCTGAGATGGACGGTTTCGAGTTTTTACAGAGCCTGAAAAACTCTGAGAAGACCGCAAACATACCCGTGATAGTGGCCACGTCCAGCGTTGGCATGGAGGACAGCCACAAGGCCTTAAACCTGGGAGCCAATGATTTTATAACCAAACCTGTGGCCCCCAACGAGCTTGTGCCAAGGGTAAGCCGGTTTTTAGGGTTTTAA
- the ccsA gene encoding cytochrome c biogenesis protein CcsA, producing MNVFRKNLPLIADVLTIITGVLMALSVYLVFFHAPLEEVMGWPQKIFYFHVPIAISCYFGFFFTFIGSIGYLWTKDFKWDRLAVAGAETGIVFTILMLGTGMLWARPIWGSYWTWDPRLTTSLILLIIFVGYLILRSRVEDETLRAKYAAVMGIVGYADVPLVHYSVKLWSRGIHPVIERSANDPGMHPDMFTAFKVCIVTFILLFALLLIQRVRLGYVNSEIERLKHS from the coding sequence ATGAACGTTTTCCGCAAAAACCTGCCGCTTATCGCCGACGTTCTGACCATCATCACCGGGGTTTTGATGGCGCTGTCGGTGTATCTTGTGTTTTTTCACGCCCCGCTGGAAGAAGTGATGGGCTGGCCGCAGAAAATTTTCTATTTCCACGTTCCCATAGCCATCTCCTGCTATTTCGGCTTCTTCTTCACGTTCATAGGCTCCATAGGCTACCTGTGGACGAAAGATTTCAAGTGGGACCGGCTGGCGGTTGCCGGAGCCGAGACGGGCATAGTGTTCACCATACTCATGCTGGGTACTGGCATGTTGTGGGCAAGGCCCATATGGGGCTCCTACTGGACGTGGGATCCGCGCCTGACCACTTCGCTTATCCTGCTGATTATCTTCGTGGGCTACCTGATATTGCGCTCCCGCGTGGAAGACGAAACCCTGCGCGCCAAATACGCCGCGGTTATGGGCATCGTGGGCTACGCGGACGTGCCGCTGGTGCATTACAGCGTGAAACTGTGGAGCCGTGGGATTCACCCGGTTATCGAGCGTTCGGCCAACGACCCCGGCATGCACCCGGACATGTTCACCGCCTTCAAGGTGTGCATCGTGACTTTTATCCTTCTATTCGCGCTACTGCTCATCCAGCGGGTCCGCCTGGGATATGTGAACAGCGAAATTGAGCGGCTCAAACACTCGTGA
- a CDS encoding CcmD family protein, which yields MDYVIYAYALIWLVFFGYVFMLGRKVSKLEKDLSGLKK from the coding sequence GTGGACTACGTGATTTACGCTTACGCGCTCATCTGGCTGGTTTTCTTCGGCTATGTTTTCATGCTGGGCCGGAAGGTTTCCAAACTCGAAAAAGACCTGTCCGGCCTTAAAAAATGA